One Corynebacterium uterequi DNA segment encodes these proteins:
- a CDS encoding 50S ribosomal protein L25/general stress protein Ctc, which produces MADSPIIKAESRDEFGKGASRRLRRAGRLPGVLYGSHIDEPVHFHVDLLEMTAIVRNDGVNAIVELEVDGEQHLAMVKHVDQNVLTLKIDHIDLLGIKRGEKVEVEVPVVTEGEVAPGAQLLQEADTVLIEVDALKIPDEITVNIEGLAAGTQITAAELALPAGVTLIVEGETLVINVTEEEVAEVPEEGEENAEAEGIDPSEVEATEESDQSAES; this is translated from the coding sequence ATGGCTGATTCCCCGATCATCAAGGCCGAGTCCCGCGACGAGTTCGGCAAGGGCGCTTCCCGCCGCCTGCGTCGCGCCGGCCGCCTCCCCGGCGTCCTCTACGGCAGCCACATCGACGAGCCGGTTCACTTCCACGTTGACCTGCTCGAAATGACCGCCATCGTCCGTAACGACGGCGTCAACGCCATCGTCGAGCTCGAGGTCGACGGCGAGCAGCACCTCGCCATGGTTAAGCACGTTGACCAGAACGTCCTGACCCTCAAGATCGACCACATCGACCTCCTGGGCATCAAGCGCGGCGAAAAGGTCGAGGTCGAGGTCCCGGTCGTCACCGAGGGCGAGGTTGCCCCGGGTGCGCAGCTGCTGCAGGAGGCCGACACCGTCCTCATCGAGGTCGACGCCCTGAAGATCCCGGACGAGATCACCGTCAACATCGAGGGCCTGGCCGCCGGCACCCAGATCACCGCCGCCGAACTGGCGCTGCCGGCCGGCGTCACCCTCATCGTCGAGGGCGAGACCCTCGTCATCAACGTCACCGAGGAAGAGGTTGCCGAGGTGCCCGAGGAGGGCGAGGAGAACGCTGAGGCCGAGGGCATCGATCCCTCCGAGGTTGAGGCCACCGAAGAGTCTGACCAGTCCGCCGAGAGCTAG
- a CDS encoding ribose-phosphate diphosphokinase yields the protein MTGILSESRKNMMLFSGRAHPELGEAVARELGIDLVPTTARDFANGEIFVRFDESVRGADCFVLQSHAGQLNKAIMEQLIMIDALKRGSAKRITAIMPFYPYARQDKKHRGREPISARLIADLLTAAGADRIVSVDLHTDQIQGFFDGPVDHMHAMPILTDYIQNKYDINDIVVVSPDAGRVKVAEKWANILGDAPMAFVHKTRSVDEANVVKANRVVGNVEGKNCVLLDDMIDTGGTIAGAVSVLKDAGAKDVVIACTHGVFSDPARQRLSECGAIEVITTDTLPQSTEGWENLTVLSIAPLLARTINEIFENGSVTTLFEGQA from the coding sequence ATGACCGGAATACTGAGCGAGAGCCGCAAGAACATGATGCTGTTCAGCGGCCGCGCGCATCCGGAGCTCGGAGAAGCCGTCGCCCGAGAACTGGGCATCGACCTGGTTCCCACCACGGCCCGTGACTTCGCCAACGGCGAGATCTTCGTCCGCTTTGACGAGTCCGTCCGCGGCGCTGACTGCTTCGTCTTGCAGTCGCACGCCGGGCAGTTGAACAAGGCGATCATGGAGCAGCTCATCATGATCGACGCGCTCAAGCGTGGTTCCGCGAAGCGAATCACCGCCATCATGCCCTTCTACCCCTACGCCCGTCAGGACAAGAAGCACCGCGGCCGCGAGCCCATCTCCGCCCGCCTCATCGCGGACCTGCTCACCGCCGCCGGCGCTGACCGCATCGTTTCCGTCGACCTGCACACGGACCAGATCCAGGGCTTCTTCGACGGCCCCGTCGATCACATGCACGCCATGCCGATCCTGACGGACTACATCCAGAACAAGTACGACATCAACGACATCGTCGTGGTCTCGCCCGACGCCGGCCGCGTCAAGGTGGCCGAAAAGTGGGCCAACATCCTCGGCGACGCCCCCATGGCCTTCGTCCACAAGACCCGCAGCGTCGACGAGGCCAACGTCGTTAAGGCCAACCGCGTGGTGGGCAACGTCGAAGGCAAGAACTGCGTGCTGCTCGATGACATGATCGACACCGGCGGAACCATCGCCGGCGCGGTGTCCGTGCTCAAGGATGCCGGCGCCAAGGACGTCGTCATCGCCTGTACCCACGGCGTATTCTCCGACCCGGCCCGCCAGCGCCTCTCCGAGTGCGGCGCCATCGAGGTCATCACCACCGACACCTTGCCGCAGTCCACCGAGGGCTGGGAGAACCTCACGGTGCTGTCTATCGCCCCGCTGCTGGCGCGCACCATCAACGAGATCTTCGAAAACGGCTCGGTGACCACCCTCTTCGAGGGCCAGGCCTAG
- the glmU gene encoding bifunctional UDP-N-acetylglucosamine diphosphorylase/glucosamine-1-phosphate N-acetyltransferase GlmU has product MAPSTHPSPAPCAVIVLAAGAGTRMKSATQKTLHSIGGRTLLGHALHAAEGIAPEQIVAVVGHQRDQVIPEVERVSENLGRPIVVAVQEEQNGTGHAVSCGLAPLGDYEGTVVVTNGDVPLLRPETLAALVDAHALAGAAVTVLSLVVDDPTGYGRIVRNEAGEVTAIVEHKDASDAERAISEVNSGVFAFDSAVLRDALTRLDTDNAQGELYITDVLGIARADGHTVAAHVASDPGELAGVNNRVQLAEAGRELNRRLVEAAMLGGATIIDPESTWIGVDVTVGEDVTIHPNTQLWGSTNVGSGAVIGPDSTLTDMTIGERASVIRTHGEGSTILADATVGPFTYIRPGTVLGERGKLGAFVESKNAQIGDGSKVPHLTYIGDATVGVESNIGASSVFVNYDGVNKHRTAIGDHVRTGSDTMFVAPVTVGDGAYTGAGTVVLDDIPAGALAIKEGHQRIIEGWVEQKRPGTPAAEAAKRAREKEGK; this is encoded by the coding sequence GTGGCACCCAGCACCCACCCGTCGCCCGCCCCGTGCGCGGTCATCGTCCTCGCGGCCGGCGCCGGCACGCGGATGAAGTCCGCTACGCAGAAAACGTTGCACAGCATCGGCGGTCGCACCCTGCTTGGCCATGCCCTCCACGCGGCTGAGGGGATCGCTCCAGAGCAGATCGTGGCCGTGGTTGGCCATCAGCGAGACCAGGTCATTCCGGAAGTAGAGCGCGTCTCCGAGAACCTGGGGCGCCCGATTGTGGTGGCCGTGCAGGAGGAGCAAAACGGCACCGGCCACGCCGTGTCCTGCGGCTTGGCGCCGCTCGGCGACTACGAGGGAACGGTCGTCGTCACCAACGGTGACGTGCCCCTGCTCCGCCCGGAGACCCTGGCGGCGCTCGTCGACGCCCACGCCCTTGCCGGCGCGGCGGTGACCGTGCTGTCGCTCGTCGTGGATGATCCCACCGGCTACGGGCGCATCGTGCGCAACGAAGCCGGCGAGGTCACGGCCATCGTGGAGCATAAGGACGCCTCCGACGCCGAGCGTGCCATCTCCGAGGTCAACTCCGGGGTGTTCGCTTTCGACTCCGCCGTGCTGCGCGACGCGCTGACCCGGCTGGATACGGATAACGCCCAGGGCGAGCTGTACATCACCGACGTACTGGGCATCGCCCGCGCCGACGGACACACCGTCGCCGCGCACGTTGCCTCGGACCCGGGTGAGCTGGCCGGCGTGAACAACCGGGTCCAGTTGGCCGAGGCCGGGCGCGAGCTCAACCGCCGGCTGGTGGAGGCCGCCATGCTGGGCGGGGCGACGATCATCGACCCGGAGAGCACGTGGATTGGCGTGGATGTCACCGTCGGCGAGGACGTCACCATCCATCCGAACACCCAATTGTGGGGGTCTACCAACGTTGGCTCGGGCGCTGTAATCGGGCCCGATTCCACGCTCACTGATATGACGATTGGCGAGCGCGCGAGCGTTATCCGCACCCACGGCGAAGGCTCGACCATTCTTGCCGACGCCACCGTCGGGCCGTTTACGTACATCCGCCCCGGCACCGTCCTCGGGGAGCGCGGCAAGCTCGGCGCCTTCGTGGAATCGAAGAACGCCCAGATTGGCGACGGTTCCAAGGTGCCGCACCTGACCTACATTGGCGACGCCACCGTGGGCGTGGAATCCAACATCGGCGCGTCGAGCGTCTTCGTCAATTACGACGGGGTCAACAAGCACCGCACCGCCATCGGCGACCACGTCCGAACCGGTTCGGACACCATGTTCGTGGCCCCGGTGACCGTCGGTGATGGCGCCTACACGGGTGCCGGTACAGTTGTTCTCGACGATATCCCGGCTGGAGCGTTGGCGATCAAGGAAGGCCACCAGCGCATCATCGAAGGATGGGTCGAACAGAAGCGTCCTGGCACCCCGGCCGCTGAGGCCGCCAAGCGCGCACGCGAGAAGGAAGGCAAATAA
- a CDS encoding multicopper oxidase family protein has protein sequence MSNVSRRVFLRGAVLTMGAAMLGAGAAACSSVDQPTPRGYDGDPRPLPIPPLDDGQLRDGTRHFDLTTQAGTSEILPGVTTATWGFNGPLLGPTLHLRRGETTHVDIHNELDEMTTIHWHGMKIPAAADGGPHSPIEPGDTWAPEWRIDQPAATLWYHPHPHGRTGLQCYQGLAGMVIVDDDVSTAVDVPRQYGVDDIPVVIMDAKFTEDGQLDKEFDPDLGLMGDTPVVNGITNAAFDATTRRVRLRIINGANMRFYNLRFSNERPFFVVATDSGLLAEPLEVDAVVMGPGERVEVVVDLEPDTDVTLESTPLASNFGIPADLENAPDFGFAHSFELLTIHGPSADAPEPSALPAQLDPSAAAVPDVTAAPRREFRLDTFKINDQLMDMRRVDVVIDHDGPEVWTVTNDNSDWPHNFHIHNSRFRVLEITGDATEEVATYGWKDTVALPPKSTATLAVEFGYYPDPHVPYMFHCHMLWHEDNGMMGQFVVVEPGDKPDLRIPEGAINLHPPGHQA, from the coding sequence ATGAGCAACGTTTCGAGGCGGGTTTTCCTGCGAGGTGCGGTTCTCACGATGGGCGCCGCGATGCTGGGAGCGGGCGCAGCGGCCTGTTCCTCCGTCGATCAGCCCACGCCGCGCGGCTACGACGGCGACCCGCGGCCGCTGCCCATCCCCCCGCTGGACGACGGGCAGTTACGCGACGGCACTCGGCACTTCGATCTCACCACCCAAGCCGGGACGTCCGAGATCCTCCCGGGGGTTACCACCGCCACGTGGGGCTTCAACGGCCCCCTGCTCGGGCCGACGCTGCACCTTCGACGCGGGGAGACGACGCACGTCGACATCCACAATGAGCTCGACGAGATGACCACAATCCACTGGCACGGCATGAAGATCCCGGCCGCGGCCGATGGCGGTCCCCATTCACCCATCGAACCGGGTGACACGTGGGCGCCCGAATGGCGCATCGACCAGCCCGCGGCGACCCTGTGGTACCACCCGCACCCGCACGGCCGCACAGGGTTGCAGTGCTACCAGGGACTGGCCGGCATGGTCATTGTCGACGACGACGTCTCCACCGCGGTGGACGTGCCCCGGCAGTACGGCGTGGACGACATCCCGGTGGTCATCATGGACGCGAAGTTCACCGAGGACGGGCAGCTGGATAAGGAATTCGACCCGGACCTGGGCCTCATGGGCGATACACCGGTGGTCAACGGCATCACCAACGCCGCCTTCGACGCCACGACGCGCCGGGTGCGCCTGCGCATCATCAACGGCGCCAACATGCGCTTTTATAACCTGCGTTTCTCCAACGAGCGCCCCTTTTTCGTCGTGGCCACCGACTCCGGCTTGCTCGCGGAGCCACTGGAGGTCGACGCCGTCGTCATGGGCCCGGGGGAACGCGTGGAAGTAGTCGTAGACCTGGAACCGGACACGGACGTGACGCTGGAATCCACCCCGCTGGCCAGCAACTTCGGTATCCCTGCCGACCTAGAGAATGCGCCCGACTTCGGCTTCGCGCATTCCTTCGAGCTGTTGACTATTCACGGCCCCAGCGCCGACGCGCCCGAGCCTTCGGCCCTGCCAGCGCAGCTGGACCCGTCGGCCGCCGCGGTTCCCGACGTCACCGCAGCTCCCCGCCGGGAATTCCGTCTGGACACCTTCAAGATCAACGACCAGCTCATGGACATGAGACGCGTCGACGTCGTCATTGACCACGACGGTCCCGAGGTGTGGACGGTTACTAACGACAATTCGGACTGGCCGCATAACTTCCACATTCACAACAGCCGCTTCAGGGTTCTTGAGATCACCGGCGACGCCACGGAAGAGGTGGCTACCTACGGCTGGAAGGACACCGTGGCGCTGCCACCGAAGTCCACCGCCACCTTGGCCGTGGAGTTCGGCTACTACCCGGATCCTCACGTTCCTTACATGTTCCACTGCCACATGCTGTGGCATGAGGATAACGGCATGATGGGCCAGTTCGTGGTGGTGGAACCCGGAGACAAGCCGGACCTGCGCATCCCCGAGGGTGCGATTAACCTCCACCCGCCGGGACACCAGGCATAA
- the mfd gene encoding transcription-repair coupling factor translates to MLAGLLTAIADEPKIKGLLASVGEPTLHLTAITQARPWALAAMAKKVPVLVVTATGREAEDLAAELTAMLGEKVALFPSWETLPHERLSPGADIVGRRAQVLNHLADYRVVVTPARAWCQPVLAQADGRTPISLQVGEEFDLSALAADLIHRAYSHVDMVAKRGEFAVRGGILDIFPTTSDYPVRVEFWGDEITDIRQFSVADQRAIPETDVSMVEVYPARELLIDESVAARAAALMVKHPGNPALVELLSKLSEQVYADGMEALIPALTDSALITVDQLMPAGTHTVVVDPEKIRRRIEDLISTDEEFLAAGWEAAAMGAHGPLAAEGLDLDASSYRSFESLEAGRKGPWWTLAAPGMMNTDEASTLPLDFQPGPAPRGDLKDIAVMMATLRAHVADGGRGVFIAPTQAAIKRMVERFRENGISAHVATPGWQPRPGEVTLYQALSHAGLMFPAIKLVTITETDLTGNRVGDIAGAKRRPAKRRNRVDPLALKTGDYVVHETHGIGKFLKMAERTIHTGDDTSRREYIVLEYAPSKRGQPADQLWVPMESLDLLSKYTGGEAPSLSKMGGSDWKNTKKKARAAVREIAGELVQLYAQRQSAPGHQFAPDTPWQAEMEDNFPYVETEDQMTAIEAVKADMEAATPMDRVIVGDVGYGKTEVAVRAAFKAVQDGTQVAVLAPTTLLAQQHFRTFSQRMDGFGVNLKELSRFTTAKESKEILAGLADGSVDIVIGTHRLLQTGVHWKNLGLIIVDEEQRFGVEHKEHIKAMKASVDVLTMSATPIPRTLEMSLSGIREMTTMLTPPEDRYPVLTYVGAYEEKQVAAAIRRELLRDGQVFFVHNKVADIEKRAREIRDLVPEARVVVAHGQMGEELLEKTVQGFWDREYDVLVCTTIVETGLDIANANTLIVENAHHMGLSQLHQLRGRVGRSRERAYAYFLYPKGVTLTETSYDRLATIAQNNDLGAGMAVAMKDLEMRGAGNVLGAQQSGHIAGVGFDLYVRLVGEAVDAYKALAKGEVVDATDQGPKEIRVDLPVDAHIPEAYINAERLRLEIYRKIAEAKQESDLTAVSEEMTDRYGPIPEEVQRLLAMARLRFSARAAGVGDIQVQGTRLKLHPVVLADSKQIRLKRIVAGATYRAAAQAIQVPLPRAGRGAGAPMLRDLDLVQWVADFLSDLFDVPEISVTGLARPPRESAASKGGARPLDSTTPRRRRRTITIRE, encoded by the coding sequence ATGCTTGCTGGACTGCTCACAGCTATCGCCGACGAACCCAAAATTAAAGGCTTGCTGGCGAGCGTTGGCGAACCCACCCTGCATCTCACCGCCATCACCCAGGCACGCCCGTGGGCACTCGCGGCGATGGCGAAGAAGGTGCCGGTGCTCGTGGTGACGGCGACAGGTAGGGAAGCCGAAGACCTCGCAGCCGAACTCACGGCCATGCTCGGGGAGAAGGTCGCGTTGTTCCCCTCGTGGGAGACGCTGCCGCACGAGCGGCTGTCTCCGGGCGCGGACATCGTCGGACGGCGAGCTCAGGTGCTCAACCACCTGGCGGACTACCGCGTTGTCGTCACCCCGGCGCGCGCCTGGTGCCAACCGGTCCTCGCCCAGGCCGACGGGCGCACCCCCATTTCTTTACAGGTGGGCGAGGAGTTCGACCTATCGGCGCTGGCTGCCGACCTTATCCACCGCGCGTACTCGCACGTCGACATGGTGGCCAAACGCGGCGAGTTCGCCGTCCGCGGCGGCATCTTGGATATTTTCCCTACCACGTCGGATTACCCGGTGCGCGTGGAGTTCTGGGGCGATGAGATTACGGACATCCGGCAGTTCTCCGTGGCGGACCAGCGGGCCATCCCGGAGACGGACGTTTCTATGGTGGAGGTTTACCCGGCGCGCGAGCTCCTTATCGATGAGTCCGTCGCGGCCCGGGCTGCCGCGCTCATGGTCAAACACCCCGGCAACCCCGCCCTGGTGGAGCTGTTGTCGAAGCTCTCGGAGCAGGTCTACGCCGACGGTATGGAAGCGCTCATTCCGGCGTTGACCGACTCGGCGCTCATCACCGTCGATCAACTCATGCCGGCGGGGACGCACACCGTCGTCGTCGACCCGGAGAAGATCCGCCGGCGCATCGAAGACCTCATCTCTACCGATGAGGAATTCCTCGCCGCCGGGTGGGAGGCGGCGGCCATGGGTGCCCATGGTCCGCTCGCCGCCGAGGGGTTGGACCTTGATGCGTCGTCGTACCGCTCCTTCGAATCCCTCGAAGCCGGCCGGAAGGGCCCGTGGTGGACCCTCGCCGCACCGGGCATGATGAACACGGATGAGGCCAGCACCCTGCCGCTCGATTTCCAACCGGGGCCCGCACCTCGCGGCGACCTCAAGGACATCGCGGTCATGATGGCCACCCTCAGAGCACACGTTGCCGACGGCGGCAGGGGTGTGTTCATCGCGCCGACGCAGGCGGCCATCAAGCGCATGGTTGAGCGCTTCCGGGAGAACGGCATTTCCGCGCACGTAGCAACCCCGGGCTGGCAACCCCGCCCTGGGGAAGTGACGCTGTACCAGGCGCTGTCCCACGCCGGGTTGATGTTCCCCGCCATCAAGCTGGTCACCATCACCGAGACGGATCTCACCGGCAACCGCGTCGGTGACATTGCGGGGGCGAAGCGTCGTCCAGCCAAAAGGCGCAACCGGGTGGACCCCCTGGCGTTGAAGACGGGGGACTACGTGGTGCATGAGACCCACGGCATCGGCAAATTCCTCAAGATGGCCGAGCGCACCATCCACACCGGGGATGACACGTCCCGGCGCGAATACATCGTGCTTGAGTACGCCCCCAGCAAGCGGGGCCAGCCTGCAGACCAGCTGTGGGTGCCCATGGAGTCGCTGGACCTCTTGAGTAAGTACACCGGCGGGGAGGCGCCTTCGCTGTCGAAGATGGGCGGCTCCGACTGGAAGAACACCAAGAAGAAGGCCCGGGCCGCCGTCCGCGAGATCGCGGGCGAGCTGGTGCAGCTTTATGCGCAGCGACAGTCCGCGCCGGGCCACCAGTTCGCCCCCGACACCCCGTGGCAGGCGGAGATGGAGGACAACTTCCCCTACGTTGAGACCGAAGACCAGATGACCGCCATCGAGGCCGTCAAGGCGGACATGGAGGCGGCTACCCCGATGGACCGGGTCATCGTCGGTGACGTCGGCTACGGCAAGACCGAGGTGGCGGTTCGTGCGGCGTTCAAGGCGGTTCAGGACGGCACCCAGGTGGCGGTGTTGGCGCCGACGACGTTGCTCGCCCAGCAGCACTTCCGGACGTTTTCGCAGCGAATGGACGGTTTTGGCGTCAATCTCAAGGAGCTTTCTCGGTTCACCACAGCGAAGGAATCCAAGGAGATCCTCGCCGGGTTGGCCGACGGTTCCGTCGACATCGTCATCGGTACGCACCGCCTCCTACAGACCGGTGTGCACTGGAAGAACCTGGGACTGATCATCGTCGATGAGGAACAGCGCTTTGGTGTGGAACATAAGGAGCACATTAAGGCGATGAAGGCCAGCGTCGACGTGCTCACGATGTCAGCCACACCCATCCCTCGAACCCTGGAAATGAGCTTGTCCGGCATCCGGGAAATGACCACCATGCTCACCCCGCCGGAGGACCGCTACCCGGTGCTGACCTACGTCGGCGCCTACGAGGAAAAGCAGGTCGCGGCCGCCATCCGGCGCGAGCTGCTGCGCGACGGGCAGGTCTTCTTTGTTCACAACAAGGTGGCAGACATCGAAAAGCGGGCACGGGAGATCCGCGACCTCGTGCCGGAGGCGCGCGTCGTCGTCGCCCACGGACAGATGGGTGAGGAGCTGTTGGAAAAGACGGTCCAGGGTTTTTGGGACCGGGAGTACGACGTGCTTGTGTGCACCACCATCGTGGAGACCGGCCTCGATATCGCCAACGCCAACACGCTCATCGTCGAAAATGCCCACCACATGGGCCTGAGCCAGCTGCATCAGCTGCGCGGGCGGGTGGGACGCTCCCGCGAGCGCGCCTATGCCTACTTCTTGTATCCGAAGGGTGTGACGCTCACGGAAACCTCCTACGACCGATTGGCGACCATCGCGCAGAATAACGACCTCGGCGCCGGCATGGCCGTGGCCATGAAAGACCTGGAGATGCGCGGCGCGGGCAACGTCCTCGGCGCGCAGCAATCCGGCCACATCGCCGGCGTCGGCTTCGACCTCTACGTCCGCCTGGTGGGCGAGGCCGTCGACGCCTATAAGGCGCTGGCCAAGGGCGAGGTGGTTGATGCTACCGACCAAGGCCCGAAGGAGATCCGCGTCGACCTGCCGGTGGATGCTCACATCCCCGAGGCGTACATCAACGCCGAACGGCTGCGCCTGGAGATTTACCGGAAGATCGCCGAGGCCAAGCAGGAGTCCGATCTCACCGCGGTGAGTGAGGAAATGACGGACCGGTACGGGCCGATCCCCGAGGAGGTGCAGCGCCTGTTGGCTATGGCCAGGCTGCGTTTTTCCGCCCGGGCCGCCGGGGTGGGTGACATCCAGGTGCAGGGAACTCGGCTGAAGCTCCATCCAGTGGTGCTGGCCGATTCCAAGCAGATCCGGCTCAAGCGAATCGTCGCCGGCGCCACGTACCGGGCTGCCGCCCAGGCGATTCAGGTTCCCCTGCCGCGCGCCGGTCGCGGGGCGGGCGCCCCCATGCTCCGCGACCTGGACCTGGTGCAGTGGGTGGCGGATTTCCTGTCCGACCTCTTTGATGTGCCGGAGATCAGCGTCACCGGGCTCGCGCGCCCGCCTAGGGAGTCGGCCGCGTCGAAGGGCGGGGCTAGGCCGTTGGATTCGACGACGCCGCGTCGACGCCGCCGAACCATTACTATCCGGGAGTAA
- a CDS encoding MazG nucleotide pyrophosphohydrolase domain-containing protein has product MTILLLDARWPTMMPIAARGRILRPVSFSMEVPVSLRWNVDDVVDGDDPHGVGTFITCNEEVAQRVYDDAAEAGQYREIVRSPSLDDPLLQARAIMSRARSVGQWEARQTHESLLPFLVEETGEFAEAVRNDASDATLVKELGDIFLQVLFHAEIADRRSAFDLDDVAASFIAKMRSRAPYLFDGSTSMVDALTQDELWQAGKLQESGESLDDETGEREWGDS; this is encoded by the coding sequence ATGACGATTCTGCTGCTCGATGCCCGATGGCCGACGATGATGCCGATCGCCGCCCGTGGCCGGATCCTACGGCCGGTCTCGTTCTCGATGGAGGTCCCCGTGTCCCTCCGGTGGAACGTGGACGACGTCGTCGACGGTGATGACCCTCACGGGGTGGGAACCTTCATCACCTGCAACGAGGAAGTTGCGCAACGGGTGTATGACGACGCCGCAGAAGCAGGGCAGTACCGCGAGATCGTCCGCTCGCCAAGCCTCGACGACCCGCTGCTTCAAGCCCGCGCCATCATGAGTCGGGCGCGGAGCGTCGGCCAGTGGGAGGCTAGGCAGACGCACGAGTCACTGTTGCCTTTCCTCGTTGAGGAGACGGGCGAGTTCGCCGAAGCGGTGCGCAACGACGCCAGTGACGCCACCTTGGTTAAGGAGCTGGGGGATATCTTCCTCCAGGTGCTTTTCCACGCGGAGATCGCGGACCGGCGCTCCGCGTTTGATCTGGATGACGTCGCCGCTTCCTTCATCGCGAAGATGCGTTCCCGGGCACCGTACCTCTTCGATGGCAGCACCAGCATGGTCGATGCGCTCACTCAGGACGAACTGTGGCAGGCCGGCAAGTTGCAGGAATCCGGCGAGAGCCTCGATGACGAGACCGGTGAACGCGAGTGGGGCGATAGCTGA
- a CDS encoding lytic transglycosylase domain-containing protein — protein MVINGNSTYGGARRSPGCGCGIVLAVVLVVVLIVTIVGWALSLGTAGSPTSRVRIPDDVPPAAGEPVPAIDVHSPGRTSDKLGFWADPISQSTGIPAPAVRAYGNATLIANEAWPGCNLTWNTLAGIGWVETRHGTYTGSLFGRGAIGEDGVVTPPIIGIALDGTNGTAEIRDTDGGKFDGDTHYDRAVGPMQFIPDSWYRYGLDASGDGYADPHHIDDAALGAAKHLCDQGRDLSTPEGWTRAIHSYNKSNEYLIDVRNAAANYAVGQSA, from the coding sequence ATCGTGATTAACGGCAACTCAACCTACGGCGGCGCCCGCCGATCGCCCGGCTGCGGCTGCGGCATCGTCCTGGCGGTCGTGTTAGTTGTCGTGCTCATCGTCACCATCGTGGGGTGGGCGCTGTCGCTGGGGACAGCCGGCTCCCCGACGTCGCGGGTGAGGATCCCCGACGACGTCCCTCCGGCCGCCGGCGAACCGGTGCCTGCCATCGACGTCCACTCTCCGGGGCGAACCTCGGACAAACTGGGGTTCTGGGCGGATCCCATTTCGCAGTCCACGGGCATCCCGGCGCCGGCGGTGCGCGCCTACGGCAACGCCACGCTCATCGCCAACGAGGCGTGGCCCGGCTGCAACCTCACCTGGAACACGCTAGCCGGCATCGGCTGGGTGGAGACCCGCCACGGCACCTACACCGGTTCCCTCTTTGGCCGGGGCGCGATCGGCGAGGACGGGGTGGTCACGCCGCCGATCATCGGCATCGCCCTCGATGGCACGAACGGGACCGCGGAGATTCGCGACACCGACGGTGGGAAGTTCGACGGTGACACGCACTACGACCGCGCCGTCGGGCCGATGCAATTCATTCCGGACTCGTGGTACCGCTACGGGCTCGACGCCTCCGGCGACGGCTACGCCGATCCCCACCACATCGACGACGCCGCCCTGGGCGCCGCTAAGCACCTGTGCGACCAGGGACGGGACCTGTCCACCCCGGAAGGGTGGACGCGGGCGATCCACTCCTACAACAAGTCGAATGAATACCTCATCGACGTGCGTAACGCCGCCGCCAACTATGCCGTGGGCCAATCCGCCTAA